AATGATAAGAATCATGATTTCATTCACGATGGTAAAGAACTAGAGAATGACCTTTTGGAAAATATTTCTATTACAAGTGACATTACAAGAATTAAAGTAAAAGTCACTCCCCCACGTTCTTAATTACTTAACCTAATCATTACTTAAAACTATAAATTTATGTTTCAAATCTTTGAAGTCGGCAATGAGAGCAACTCATTTATAAATAATCCACTACAACTATCTAAATCTCCTCATATTGTTTCTTTTTATCGCTCACAAATTCAAGCTGAAAAGAAGAGCAGTAGTTATGGTAGTAATGATACTTCCTACAATGGTGAGTTTGGCTTTGACCGTTTTGATGACTCGGTGGTAGCTGATGGAATGATGAAACATTACGAAATACTAAAAGAAGTAGAGAGTGATGAGAAAACCTATAAAAAAGACCACTCTTATCTCTGTCCTTATCTTTCTCTTTGGCCCCCCAATGTAGAGGGAAACAAAAAAAATACTAAAAACAAAGCAAAAATATATGTTGCTTTAGAGAAGAGTACCGAATTCAAAAAAGAAAATGCCACACAGGTAACAATAGACTTTGAAAGTGAGGACGATAAAAGTGTTGTTATCAATGGTAAAAAAACTGCTTCTCTTTCGCTCAAATTAGACGACAAACATACTAACCTACCCTACATAGAAGTAGAATGTATTGCTGAGTTTGATAAGGAAATCGCTGTACTAGCAAAAGTATCGAATGTAGTGATAGGAAAGATGATACTTTATCCTAACAAAGAACGCTATAAAGCTCTTATTCAGCCTGTCTATGTAAGTTTGGGTACTACTACAAGCACCTCAAAGCTAGAAGTACCTACTTCTTCTATCAGTGACATAGACGAAGTAGCATTACTAGATTGTGCTAATAATCATTCACTCAACCAAGCCTATATCTACGCTGAAATAGCTTCAAAAACACATAAAATAGAGCTAAAAAAATCAGAACTGACAGATTTCCTAGAAACACGAGCCGATAACTCCAAAACTTATCTCTATAAAGATGGAAAAAAGAGAAGTGACTTTAACAAAAAGGTAAAAGAACTCTATACAGCTATTTTGGCAGGAGGAAATATAGCCAAAGAGCGAGTGAGAAAAGACGAGGTATATCAATCTAGTGGAGTACAACAAGCCATACTAAATTTTAGAGTAGAACTAAAGAGTCATTTTAATCATAATTTTACAGATGCGAATAGAGTAAAGAAAGCACAAAAACTTTCTGAAAAAACAGAGTTAAATAACTTTTGGATGCGTTCTGATGTAAATGATAGTGTGACTGGAAGTGGAGCGTATGATATGTTTTTAGCAAAAGAAAAATCTATGTTAGCTACACTAAAGAAAGAGGGAATTTCAGATCTTGACAAACCACATCAAACCATAGCTATTCCTACAGACCGAGTACATGTTTTCTATTTTGGAGGCATAGAAGCTTCTTATGCTGAACCTATAGGTGCTGTTAATAAATTAGTACCAGGGTACACAGGAGTAGGAGGAGGTATATCGTATATTTTTGAAATGGGTTTTAAGATGCCTGATGCTATTCTTCATGAAATAGCTCACGGACTAGGGCTTGGTCATACCTTTGAGGAAAAAATAGAGTACAACGATAAAAAAGGGGTGCGTACTGACTTTTTTGTAAATATAGACCTTGACATAACGGAGCAACAACAAAAGAGTTATGAAGGTTTTAAAGAAAATGATAAAAAGATGTTTGAAGCCATAGAAGACTGGCGCAAAGAGTATAAGCAAGAAAATGGAATTGATCTTCCTATAGAAGATGCATATCTCTCTTATGCTAAATATAAAACTCTAAGCTTTTCCTACCAGAGTATAGTAAAAGAAGGCGAAAAAATAGATGCAACACCTTCTTATGATGATTACCTGCTTTTCAAAGACTTTATTGCTAACCTTCAACTTACGATACTTAGTGAAGCAGACATTTCTAACCTAACACTTGATTCATCTTTTCTATCTTATTCCAAAAAGTTAGCACTAATACAAGACATGGATAAAAGACTTTCGGAACATCCACAAGAGATTAAAGATTTGAAGAAAGAACTTAAAAAAGCACCAGAACGAGAAGTAAATGTTATTGTTCATCCTCAAAGCGATACAATGGAAAATTATATGGATTATGATTTTGATGATACGGGCAACAAGCAGAATTTTGAACGGAAGAGTTTCTATAAAGAACAATGGGAAATAATGCGTAAAATAGGTTCAAAATTTTTTACTCTATTAAAATAATATTATGAGAAATATAATTTATATAGTTGTTTTCTTGCTGATTAATAGTTGTAAAAGTATTTACATTTCTCCTTCTAATTATGATTATTATGATTATTATGATGATTTTTATTCTAATTATTATATGTTAATGGTAGATAAGAAGAACGATAAAGTAAACTTTCTGTTTGCAAACACAAAACATCACCATAACCAATATAGTGTTATATGGTTTGATGGAATAAATAGAAACTATCGTATTGATGGAAGTGTAGATATCAAAGTCAATAATATTACTACTGTCATAGGAAACTCTTTTGATTGGTGTGAAATTTCTGAAGAAGAAGTTACTGAGCTCCTTTTCTTCTCTAGAGATGAAAAATACATGAGATTTTTGAAGGCATTAGAAGATATTATCTATTTTCCTTGTGATATACATCATTTTAAAGACGACATTCCTGTCGTACCGTATATCATGAAAAGAACGAAAAAAATAAATTACAAGAGAATTGATAAGGACTATCATGGTTTTGTTGAGCTATTAGCACAAGGAAAAATTAGAGAAGCACAAGAGCTTTCTAAAACTATAGATGTATATAAAGATGAATAAAAATATAATTTATGTCTTTGTGTTCTTACTTATTGTTATACTCATCCGTAATTAGATTTCAAAAATATCTAAATTTTGATTATTTTTAGCTTATGAATTTTCAACTTAGTATTTCTGAACGAGATATTTTAAAAGATTATCGTAAAAGTTCTTCAGGAAATAAGGACTATATTCGTTGTACTGTTCTTTTAGGTCTTGACCAAGGTAAGTCAGCAAAGGATTTGTCAGAGCTTTTAGGTGTTGATTTAAGTAGTGTTTATAATTATGTAAAAAGTTATAATTCCTGTGGTCTTTCTAGTTTTATTTCTTCTAATTATTTAGGTTTTTGGGGTAAGTTGGATAGTTTTGATTTGGCAGATTTAGATAAAGAACTTCGTTCTCACTTGCATAAAAACTGCCAGTCTATTGCTTATTGGATAAAAGAAAATTTAGGTATTGATTACGCTACTAAAAGTCTTCCTAGTTTGATGAAACGTCTAGGTTTTTCTTATAAAAAGACAAAAACAGTTCCTGCTAAAGCTGATAAAGAACTTCAAACTCACTTTATAGAAGATATAGAGGCTTTGATAGAGCGTTTAGATTCAGAAAATGCTGTTCTACTCTACGCAGATGCTGTTCATCCTCAATGGAATACCCGAAGTAATTATGCTTGGATTCCAACAGGAGAGGAAAGAGAAATTAAAAGTAGTAGTGGTAGAAAGCCCCCGTTCAACGTAGTATTCCAATAGCCAAACAAAAAAAATGAATGTTGGGCGTAGTCTGCGACTACGACCTATCAGTTTGGCAAATCTTCAGATTTGCGAGGGTAAGGTATTTTTGTAATTACTTGACAACATAAATCTGAAGTTTTATATAACTGATAGGTCTTAGTTACAAACTAAGCCCAATAACTAAGTAAATATTTTGTATTTGCTTTACAGTTTATGGTTTACTTTTTCTACAAAAAACGGTATCTTTCCAATAAAAAAATATGAGCGAAAGAGCATACAGTATCAATAATCCTGATGGTATTTATTTTGTTACTTTTTCTGTTGTAAACTGGATAGATATTTTTGTTCGGCAACGATACAAGGATATTATTGTGGAAAGTTTGAAATATTGCCAAGCCAATAAAGGGTTAGAGGTTTTTGGTTGGTGCTTAATGAGTAGCCATATTCATTTGATTATACGAGCAAAAGAGGGATATAATTTGTCTGATATTTTGCGTGATTTTAAAAAATTTACTTCTTCTCGTCTTATAAAATCTATTTCAGATAGAGATGAGCCAGAGAGCAGACGAGAATGGATGTTGTGGATGTTCGAACGAGCAGCCAAGAAAAATAGTAGAAATACAAACTATCAACTTTGGCAACAAAACAATCACGCAGAAGAGCTTTTTAGTGATAAGTTTTTGCATCAAAAGCTAAATTATATCCATAATAATCCTGTTGTTGAGGGTATTATAGAAGAAGCAGACCAGTATTTATACAGTAGTGCCAAAAACTACCAAGATCAAAAGGGTTGATAGAAGTGATTTTTATTTGATTGTAATTACTTGACAACGCAAGTCATAGACTAAGCTGAACTTCATACCTCAACTTCATACACCCAAAAAAATAGAGTTTCAAAAATGAAGCTCTATTTTTTTTGTCTAGGTATTTTATTTTTCACCCTGCTGCTGCTTTTAAGATGATATTAAAATTAATTCTTATTTTTGCATAAAATAAAATTGATACATTTCAAAAGACAAATAACTTGAATAGCTTAGATACAACTACACAACTCTCAAACGATTTTACGCAGCATAAAACTCAAATCTCTACTTGGTTTCAAGGTTTGCAAAGCAGAATCTGTCAAGCACTAGAAGAAACTGATGGAAAATCAAGTTTTCAAATTGATACTTGGGAGCGAAAAGGTGGTGGAGGTGGAAAATCTCGTGTTATCGAAAATGGAAATTTAATTGAAAAAGGAGGTGTTAATTTTTCGGCAGTCTTTGGTGAATCTCCAGCCCAAATGCTAAAACTTATGAAATTAGAACCTGCTGATTTTTTTGCAACAGGTGTTTCTATTGTTTTGCATCCAAAAAATCCACTTGTTCCGATTATTCATATGAATGTTCGTTATTTTGAAATGAGCAATGGAATCTATTGGTTTGGTGGTGGCATTGACCTTACTCCTCATTATGTTTTTGATGAAGATGCAAAATTCTTTCATCATTCTTTAAAGACAGCTTGCGACAAACATCATAAAAGTTATTACCCAGAATTTAAGAAAAAAGCAGATGATTATTTTTATATTCCTCACCGTAAAGAAACACGAGGTATTGGAGGAATATTTTTTGACCATTTGAAAGAACAAGAGGATATTACAAAACAAGACCGTTGGGATTTTGTACGAGAAATAGGAGAAGCATTTGCACCAATTTATACTCAAATAGCCAATAAAAATAAAACTCTTCCTTTCACAAAAGAACAAACAGAATGGCAGCGCATACGACGAGGACGTTATGTAGAATTTAATTTAGTCTATGACAGAGGAACAAAATTTGGCTTAGAAACCGATGGAAGAACCGAGTCAATTTTGATGAGTTTGCCACCAGAAGCAAATTGGCAATATGCACATGAACCACAAAAAGGAAGCGAAGAAGAGCGAACGTTATCACTTTTGAAAAAGGGAATTGATTGGGTTTAATAATCAGTAATTATCATTTTTCTTCATCATAAAAAAAATCAAATGAAAAATATATCCTATCTAATTCTGTCAATTTTACTAATTTCACTATTTTTTAGTTGTACAAATCAAGAGTCTAAAAAATTGCAAGCCAGTGAAGAAATAGAAAAAGTACGTCAGGATTCTATCAGAAAAATAGAAGCACAAAGAGCCGAATTTGTAGAAGATTCTTTAAAAAGAATAGAACTTCAAAAGGAGCTTCAAGCAAGAGCAGAAGCTGAAAAGCAAGCCTATTTTGAAAAATTAGAAGATTCTGCAATGGTCGAACTTATCAACTATGATTCTAGCTTAGTTTTAGATATTCGATATGCGACAGAAAATAATTTCATGAAACAAAAAGTCTATCCTTGTCCGAAAGCACTTTTGAGAAAAGTAGCAGCCGAAGCACTTTTTGAGGCACATCAAAAATTTAAAGAACAAGGTTATAGAATCAAAATTTATGATGGATACCGTCCTTTGTCTGTGCAATGGATTTTGTGGAATACCACAACAAATAAAAATTATGTTGCCAATCCTAAAAAAGGTTCAAATCATAATAAAGGCTGTGCTGTCGATATGACGTTGATAGATGCAGATGGAAACGAGCTGAATATGGGAACAGGATATGATTTTTTTGGAAAAGAAGCACATCATACTTTTACTGATTTTCCTGCTGAAACAAAAAATGAAATTTTGAAAAATAGAATGATATTAAAAACGATTATGGAAAGTGTAGGTTTTAAATCTATTTCGAATGAGTGGTGGCATTATGATTTTAAGATAAAATATCCTGTTTCAGATACGCCTTTGCCGTGTGAATAATAGGTCAATGCTATTTATTCATAAGCCTTTTTTTGCTACTTTGTCGAAACAATGGATATTCTTAAAAGAAAAAGCACACTTTTTGAATTATAGGAATTATTAATTTACCAAAATCCAAATCTAAAAAACTTTTTATTTTTATAATTATGATAAAAAAATATTGTTATACAAAAACAGTTTTTCTTCTCAGCTTACTCTGTTTTGTATTTTCCCTCTCAGCTTCAGCACAACAAGTCACTATTCCAGAAGAAGTTTGTATGAATGGTTTTGAGCAGCAACTTTATGCGCTCATTGATACGTATCGTGGCGAGAACGAAGCTCATAAAATAGAAGTTTCTAAAAAACTTACTTTTGTAGCCAAACTGCATGCAAGAGATTTGTATCACAACCGAATAGATAAAGATTCATGTAGTATGCAAAGTTGGTCTGATAAAGGCTTTTGGAATGCGTGTTGTTTTAGTGAAAGAGATAACTCAAAACAATCGTGTATGTGGGACAAACCAAAAGAAATCACAGGATATGGAGGAAAAGCGTATGAAGTAATTTATAATGGAGGAAGTGAACCCAAACGAATTATGGAACTTTGGAAAGGAAGTTCTTTTTATTCGGATATTCTAAAAAACTCAGGTCGTTATGCTGATAAAGATTGGGCTGCTGTAGGCATTGGACAGTATAAAAATGTAACTGTAGTTTGGTTTGGAGAAGTAGAAGACGAAGATAAAGATGTGCAAAATTGTACTGGTGCAGAGCCTGAATATGATTTGAAAAATGGAACATTATCAACTTCTACTCAAGTTGCTGATAATGGAAGCAATGAGGTAACTACACTTACAGGAGATAACGAAAATACAGATGCTGATGCAGGAAGTACAAGCTCAAATACGGGATTAGAAAGTGGGAAATTTTATCTGATTTATGGAAGTTATTCTACACAAGAATATGCTGATGCTGCTGTCAGACAATTGAGTGGACAGTTTCCACAAGCAAGAGTTATCACTACAAATGATAGCGACCGTTACAGAATTGCGCTTTATGAATACACTACCAAAGAAGAAGCACGAGATGCTCAAAACAAATTAGATTATACGTATGTAGGTGCTTGGGTACTTGCAGCAGAATAATTTTAGAAATTTCTTTTTTCAGAAAAGCCTATTTGATTTTTATTAAATCAGATAGGCTTTTTTTATGCTTTTCAAAATAATAAAAACCACAACTAAACAAATAGCGTAAATACAAAAATGAAAAATATCTTAACACTTACTGAAAAACAAACTCATTTCTTAGACGAAAATCGTCAAGATCCAATTACAGGAGATGGTTTTGAAATAGGCGATGAAATAGTTTTTTGTGCTGAATGTAAATCTGCTTTCTTAAGAGAGAGTTGGGAATATATGGGAAATAAGCATTGTAATCAAATACAAACACTTAATCAAATTCCTAAAGCTAAAAAGCTAGAAATTAGAAAAATAGTAGAAAGTACATGTCATGTTCCTAAAATGACAGAAATTGCTTTTTCTTGGATGATAGATACACTTGTTTGGTTAATAATCAATGTTTTGGTTTGGCAATTCTCAAAAGACTATTTCGAAAATACATCAGTATTTTATAAAATAGTTGCCATACTTACACTCTTACTAAAAGATAATAATTTGATAGTTACAAGTTTGGGTAAATTTTCTAGAGGAATAAGTATTGTATATCTCAAAAATCATAAAAAAGTAAGCCCACTTTTATTTCCTTTGCACCATGTTATTTCTTCCATTTCACTTGCTTTAGTATTATTTGTCAATCATGTAGAACTTGTTGTGAGCCTTGCTCCAGTTCTTTTTTGTATTTGTTTGTCGGATATACTATTTCAATTTGATAAAACTAGAAGAATAATAGACTATATTTTGGGAACTGCTACAAGACAAGACAATGATACAGAAGAAATTGGTGTTTTTTTTCAAGAAGGAGGAACTTCTGTATGGAATGGCTATCAAGATCCTACTTCACTTGAATAATTTCAAAATTATTATTTATGTTTTTTAATAGAAAATGTAAATAAATTGAATTGTATTAACATTTTTAAACAATTAATAATTAAACCTTTTTTTCTAAAAAGTGTCTAATTAAATATTTCAAATTATTCTCTGTTGTTTAAACTTTTATTTTAATACTCTTTCTGATGAAATCTATTTTTTCCTTTCCCATTTTTATTCTTTCTTGTTTTTTTATTCTTTCGTTTTCTAATTTTGCTTTTGCTCAAAATTATAATTTACAGGGAATTGTTTTAGAAAAAGAAACCTCTGAGCCTCTTATTTCTGCAAATATTGTAATGCGTTTTGCCAGTGATACTTCAAAATTTGTTTTTGCAACAACAGATTTTGAAGGAAAATTTTCATTCAAAAATCTTACTCAGCAAAATTATATTCTTCAGATTAGTTATGTAGGCTATCAAAATTATTCTCAAAATATTATTTTATCAAAGCCAAGTACAGTTTTAGAGCCTATTTTGATAGAAGAAAGTACACTTTTAGCCGTAACTGTTGAGGGAAGGCAAACCATTTCGGAGCAAATAGGTGATACAACACAATATAATGCTTCTGCTTTCAAGACTGAAAAAAATGCAGATGCTGAAACTCTTTTGAAAAAAATGCCTACTATCACTACCGAAAATGGACAAATACAAGCACAAGGAGAAGCAGTAGGGAAAGTTTTGGTAGATGGAAAAGAGTTTTTTGGTAATGATGCTAATTTGGCTTTAAAAAGTTTGCCAGCCGAAATTATAGAAAAAATACAAGTTTTTGACCAAGAAAGCGACCAAGCACGATTTTCTGGAGTAAGTGATGGAAATACTGTAAAAACTATAAATATTGTTACCAAAAAAGATAGCCGAAATGGGCAATTTGGAAAAATTTATGCAGGTTATGGAACAGATGAACGTTATTTTGCAGGAGGAAATATTAATTTTTTTAATGGAAAACAACGTATTTCTGTTATCGGAATTACAAATAATGTAAGTCAGCAAAATTTTTCTACACAAGATTTATTGGGAGTTGTGGGTTCAACAGGTAATACAAGAGGTAGAGGACGCAGAAATAGAGGAAATCCTAGTGATGTAAATAATTTTTTGGTAGGTGGACAAAATGGAATTACAAAAACTAGCAGTATAGGAATTAATTATTCTGATGAATGGGGAAAGAAAATTCAACTTTCAGGGAGCTATTTTTTCAACTGGAGCGACAATAGTGCAACAACAAACCTAACGAGAGATTTTTTCTTACAAGATGATGCAAATGGAGCAGCTCAAAATCAATTTTATAACGAAAATCAAATTAGTGGTAGTGATAATCAAAATCATCGTTTTGCGCTTCGTTTTGAATACAAAATTGATTCAGTAAATGAACTTATTCTGACACCAAGATTAAATATTCAAAATTACAAAAGCAATAGCCTTACTGATGCTCAAACACTTTTAGATGATGACTTTCTTTTAAACAGAACTGTAAATAATTTTAATAATAATTCAACAGCCTTTAATTTTGAAAATGATGCTCTCTTTCGTCATCGTTTCAAAAAACGTGGTCGTACTCTTTCTGTAAAATTAAATACACAAGCTAATTTACAAGACGGACAAAATAGCCTTTTAGCAAATGTAGAAACATTGAAAAGTTCTGATACACTCAATCAAGAAACTTTTAATACTAAAAATGATATTCTTTGGGCAACTGAAGTAGAATACACAGAGTCTCTTTCAGAAAAATCTAGTTTACAAATTGAGTATGAATACTCAAATAATCAAATAGAAAACGAAACAGAAACCTTTGATATTTTTTCAGAATTAAATCAGGGCAGAATATTGAATAATCAACTTTCTTCTACTATTGAGAGTGATTATCTGTATCATAAAGCAGGTTTAGGTTATAGTTACCGTACCAAAAAACTCAATATTAATACTAGTTTTAATTATCAAAATGCAACTCTAAATGGAGGGCAGACTTTTCCTTTCGAAACTAACTTTAAAAGAAATTTTCAAAATATTTTACCTAGAGTAGTCATTCGTTATGAAATTTCGGATAACAGTAACTTGCGTTTGATTTATCGTTCTTCTACTCGTAATCCTCAAATTACACAGCTTCAAGAAGTGCTTGATAATAGCAATCCTTTACAACTTTCTATTGGTAATGAAGACCTAAATCAACAAGTAGAAAATCGTTATATTGCTCGTTATTCGTATAATAACCCTGATAAACGTATTAACTTCTTTACTTTTGCATATCTAAGACAAACAAATGACTATATCACAAACTCTACTTGGATAGCACAACAGGATTCAGTAACTGTAGAAGGAGTTTTATTGAATGAAGGTGTTCAGCTTACTCGCCCAGTCAATGTAGATGGTTATTTGACAGGACGTTTGAATGCAATGATTGGCATTCCATTTTGGAAACTTAATTTTAATCTCAATAATCAGTTTGGTTACAATAGAATTCCTACTGTCATTAATGGAGAAAAAAATATTGCGAATAATTATAGCTTTACAGAAGGACTGACAATTAGCAGCAATATTAATGAAAAAATAGACTTCGGAATTACTTATAATTTAGGTTATAATATCGTAGAAAATACAATTCAACCACAAGCAGACAATAATTATCTGACACATACTTTAGAGTTTAGAAATTTATTTCTATTCAAAAAAGGATTTTTATGGCAAAATGATTTAACTTATCAGAGTTATAATGGTCTTTCAGATAGTTTCAATCAAGATTATTTATTGTGGAGTATGAGTGTAGGAAAACGTTTTATGAAAGATGAAAGAGCAGAATTAAAACTAACTGTTTTCGATTTGTTAAATCAAAATAATAGTATTTCTAGAAATGTTACCGAAACTTATGTTGAAGATATACAAACGCAGGTTTTAAATCGTTATTTTATGGTAAGCTTTACCTATATGATTCGTAATTTCAAGACTGCCAAAGCAAAAGAAATGGAACAGGAAAAACGTGGAAGAGGCAAAGGAAGAAATTAACTTGATTATTACCCTAAGAGCCTTTTTAAGATTCTTAGGATTGAATAAAGGTTTCACCGTTATTTTTATATAACAGTCTTCCAAACCGTTGAATTTCATAAAATACTGTTTTTGATGTTCAGACTAGAAGTCTAAACTACCTTAATACAAACCGTGATAAGGTTTAATAAACTACTCTTTATCCTTTTATTTTTAGTAATTTTGGCATACTTTTAGGGAATTTATAACTAAATCTTATAATAAAAATATCCTATAAAAATAGCTTTCTATAAAACTCATTATTTATATGAGATTATTACCTAATTTAATAAAATGATAAATAGCACTACATTTCTTCGTCCTACTTTTTTCTATAAAATAATATTAAGTAGCATTTTTTTACTTTCTTCTTTGTTTCTTTCCACAAATGTACACGCTCAATTCAATTTCAAAAAAGATTCTACTAATAGAATTACAATAAACAAAGGGAGTCATTATACCAAAACGCCATTTGTTACTCTTCAAATAGCAGCTTTTGATGTTACACAAATGCAAATCAGTAATCGTCAAGATTTTATTGATGC
This is a stretch of genomic DNA from Bernardetia sp. MNP-M8. It encodes these proteins:
- a CDS encoding winged helix-turn-helix domain-containing protein; the encoded protein is MNFQLSISERDILKDYRKSSSGNKDYIRCTVLLGLDQGKSAKDLSELLGVDLSSVYNYVKSYNSCGLSSFISSNYLGFWGKLDSFDLADLDKELRSHLHKNCQSIAYWIKENLGIDYATKSLPSLMKRLGFSYKKTKTVPAKADKELQTHFIEDIEALIERLDSENAVLLYADAVHPQWNTRSNYAWIPTGEEREIKSSSGRKPPFNVVFQ
- a CDS encoding transposase, with translation MSERAYSINNPDGIYFVTFSVVNWIDIFVRQRYKDIIVESLKYCQANKGLEVFGWCLMSSHIHLIIRAKEGYNLSDILRDFKKFTSSRLIKSISDRDEPESRREWMLWMFERAAKKNSRNTNYQLWQQNNHAEELFSDKFLHQKLNYIHNNPVVEGIIEEADQYLYSSAKNYQDQKG
- the hemF gene encoding oxygen-dependent coproporphyrinogen oxidase, whose translation is MNSLDTTTQLSNDFTQHKTQISTWFQGLQSRICQALEETDGKSSFQIDTWERKGGGGGKSRVIENGNLIEKGGVNFSAVFGESPAQMLKLMKLEPADFFATGVSIVLHPKNPLVPIIHMNVRYFEMSNGIYWFGGGIDLTPHYVFDEDAKFFHHSLKTACDKHHKSYYPEFKKKADDYFYIPHRKETRGIGGIFFDHLKEQEDITKQDRWDFVREIGEAFAPIYTQIANKNKTLPFTKEQTEWQRIRRGRYVEFNLVYDRGTKFGLETDGRTESILMSLPPEANWQYAHEPQKGSEEERTLSLLKKGIDWV
- a CDS encoding M15 family metallopeptidase, encoding MKNISYLILSILLISLFFSCTNQESKKLQASEEIEKVRQDSIRKIEAQRAEFVEDSLKRIELQKELQARAEAEKQAYFEKLEDSAMVELINYDSSLVLDIRYATENNFMKQKVYPCPKALLRKVAAEALFEAHQKFKEQGYRIKIYDGYRPLSVQWILWNTTTNKNYVANPKKGSNHNKGCAVDMTLIDADGNELNMGTGYDFFGKEAHHTFTDFPAETKNEILKNRMILKTIMESVGFKSISNEWWHYDFKIKYPVSDTPLPCE
- a CDS encoding SPOR domain-containing protein, with translation MIKKYCYTKTVFLLSLLCFVFSLSASAQQVTIPEEVCMNGFEQQLYALIDTYRGENEAHKIEVSKKLTFVAKLHARDLYHNRIDKDSCSMQSWSDKGFWNACCFSERDNSKQSCMWDKPKEITGYGGKAYEVIYNGGSEPKRIMELWKGSSFYSDILKNSGRYADKDWAAVGIGQYKNVTVVWFGEVEDEDKDVQNCTGAEPEYDLKNGTLSTSTQVADNGSNEVTTLTGDNENTDADAGSTSSNTGLESGKFYLIYGSYSTQEYADAAVRQLSGQFPQARVITTNDSDRYRIALYEYTTKEEARDAQNKLDYTYVGAWVLAAE
- a CDS encoding outer membrane beta-barrel protein, with translation MKSIFSFPIFILSCFFILSFSNFAFAQNYNLQGIVLEKETSEPLISANIVMRFASDTSKFVFATTDFEGKFSFKNLTQQNYILQISYVGYQNYSQNIILSKPSTVLEPILIEESTLLAVTVEGRQTISEQIGDTTQYNASAFKTEKNADAETLLKKMPTITTENGQIQAQGEAVGKVLVDGKEFFGNDANLALKSLPAEIIEKIQVFDQESDQARFSGVSDGNTVKTINIVTKKDSRNGQFGKIYAGYGTDERYFAGGNINFFNGKQRISVIGITNNVSQQNFSTQDLLGVVGSTGNTRGRGRRNRGNPSDVNNFLVGGQNGITKTSSIGINYSDEWGKKIQLSGSYFFNWSDNSATTNLTRDFFLQDDANGAAQNQFYNENQISGSDNQNHRFALRFEYKIDSVNELILTPRLNIQNYKSNSLTDAQTLLDDDFLLNRTVNNFNNNSTAFNFENDALFRHRFKKRGRTLSVKLNTQANLQDGQNSLLANVETLKSSDTLNQETFNTKNDILWATEVEYTESLSEKSSLQIEYEYSNNQIENETETFDIFSELNQGRILNNQLSSTIESDYLYHKAGLGYSYRTKKLNINTSFNYQNATLNGGQTFPFETNFKRNFQNILPRVVIRYEISDNSNLRLIYRSSTRNPQITQLQEVLDNSNPLQLSIGNEDLNQQVENRYIARYSYNNPDKRINFFTFAYLRQTNDYITNSTWIAQQDSVTVEGVLLNEGVQLTRPVNVDGYLTGRLNAMIGIPFWKLNFNLNNQFGYNRIPTVINGEKNIANNYSFTEGLTISSNINEKIDFGITYNLGYNIVENTIQPQADNNYLTHTLEFRNLFLFKKGFLWQNDLTYQSYNGLSDSFNQDYLLWSMSVGKRFMKDERAELKLTVFDLLNQNNSISRNVTETYVEDIQTQVLNRYFMVSFTYMIRNFKTAKAKEMEQEKRGRGKGRN